A section of the Pseudovibrio sp. M1P-2-3 genome encodes:
- a CDS encoding HAD family hydrolase — MKWTALFAAGAMSVLRPTGYQSVEILPAWNHTPVRHEIVEFVERTTREASPDYVEKSERIALLRDAGVLWSAGPFSPVEAYISRSSKEMPPPSLLNSYTIRRYVETWVQTVREEEYNQPYVDLVYQPMKELIDYLQDHDYRVWVLSESNVEVVRGVLTQTFKIPPEQVIGAPLRSQVAQVKVFEEQGRGPASVSPIPTDSERIYHILGRGPLLTIADARLVEDIRKLSENWDRRYLTVTMEISTKGGENSEINGSPQTNSTSAYRINPEEDWSHLYQWQKNP; from the coding sequence ATGAAATGGACTGCATTATTTGCGGCGGGGGCTATGTCTGTGCTGCGGCCAACAGGCTACCAAAGTGTTGAAATTCTTCCCGCATGGAATCATACTCCTGTCCGCCATGAAATCGTGGAGTTTGTAGAGCGGACCACGCGAGAAGCCAGCCCCGACTATGTAGAAAAATCCGAGAGGATTGCCCTTTTACGCGATGCTGGCGTTCTTTGGAGCGCCGGGCCATTTAGTCCTGTGGAGGCCTATATAAGCCGAAGCAGCAAGGAGATGCCCCCTCCCAGCCTCCTAAATTCCTATACAATTCGAAGGTATGTGGAAACCTGGGTGCAAACGGTACGGGAAGAGGAATATAACCAGCCGTATGTTGATCTTGTCTATCAGCCCATGAAAGAGCTGATTGATTACCTGCAGGATCATGATTATCGCGTTTGGGTGCTTTCAGAATCTAACGTGGAAGTTGTGCGCGGTGTCCTTACCCAGACCTTTAAAATACCGCCGGAGCAGGTTATTGGCGCGCCTTTACGCTCACAAGTGGCTCAAGTGAAGGTCTTTGAGGAGCAGGGACGTGGCCCCGCAAGCGTTTCGCCGATTCCCACAGATAGCGAGCGGATTTACCACATATTGGGACGCGGGCCTCTGTTGACCATTGCTGATGCAAGGCTGGTGGAGGATATTCGAAAACTATCAGAAAACTGGGACCGCCGATATCTCACTGTGACGATGGAGATCTCCACAAAGGGAGGTGAAAACTCTGAAATAAACGGGAGCCCCCAGACCAATTCCACAAGCGCGTATAGGATAAATCCCGAGGAAGATTGGTCCCACCTCTATCAATGGCAGAAAAATCCTTAG
- a CDS encoding energy-coupling factor ABC transporter permease yields the protein MHIEPGYVSAAKVVAANVGAVGVFLWGAKQQASEFLKNPLVPAKTILAAAFFSLFMQSYHTSVGASELHFIGAMAMYLTLGFTPVLLGFAIGLLFQAFAFDPQDMYHLGVNSLSLMLPLVSVHYLSGKKLFDQKLSKRVSYTQILKLDAIYYTGVTGMVGFWLMIGDVATPFTAWAQFAASYLAIVVLEPVVTYLAVKGLKAVEGNTLVKNLTVVPQLKLA from the coding sequence ATGCATATTGAACCGGGCTATGTGTCTGCTGCAAAAGTTGTAGCTGCCAATGTTGGCGCTGTTGGCGTCTTTTTATGGGGCGCAAAGCAGCAAGCCTCAGAGTTTTTGAAGAACCCTCTTGTTCCGGCCAAAACGATTTTGGCGGCAGCGTTTTTCTCGCTCTTCATGCAGTCCTACCACACAAGTGTAGGCGCTTCCGAGCTGCACTTCATTGGCGCAATGGCCATGTATCTCACACTGGGCTTCACACCCGTTCTTCTAGGCTTTGCCATTGGTCTTTTGTTTCAGGCATTCGCGTTTGACCCGCAAGACATGTACCACCTTGGTGTGAACAGCCTCTCCTTGATGCTGCCTTTGGTGTCCGTTCACTACCTTTCTGGTAAGAAGCTGTTTGACCAGAAACTGTCCAAACGCGTTTCCTACACCCAGATACTGAAGCTGGATGCCATATACTACACAGGTGTCACCGGCATGGTCGGTTTCTGGCTGATGATCGGCGACGTTGCAACACCATTCACTGCATGGGCCCAGTTCGCAGCCTCATATTTGGCAATTGTGGTTCTGGAACCAGTTGTAACTTACCTTGCTGTGAAAGGCCTGAAAGCCGTTGAAGGCAACACCTTGGTTAAGAACCTCACAGTCGTGCCCCAGCTCAAGCTTGCTTAA